The Haloarchaeobius amylolyticus genome window below encodes:
- a CDS encoding helix-turn-helix domain-containing protein codes for MATIVIGSVPADEFALNHTLDEFPEMRFESEQIIKSGDEAVMPLLWARNTSGQDLQCVLESDPTVGDVTSLAAFDDEVLYRMEWTGHIRLLLQMLTNSEGTILDAYGRDDEWRLRVLFPTRDRFSSTHDFCEEHGLTFEIDSIREMEGQPSGRYGLTDGQYEALVTATRQGYYDIPQEKTLEELADELGVSHQALSEQLRRGNRSLIEDTLLVGAPHDLR; via the coding sequence ATGGCGACGATCGTCATCGGCTCCGTGCCCGCGGACGAGTTCGCACTGAATCACACACTCGATGAGTTCCCCGAGATGCGGTTCGAGAGCGAACAGATAATCAAATCCGGCGACGAGGCCGTCATGCCGCTCCTCTGGGCTCGCAACACCAGCGGCCAGGACCTCCAGTGCGTCCTCGAATCGGACCCGACCGTCGGCGACGTGACCAGCCTCGCGGCCTTCGACGACGAGGTCCTCTACCGGATGGAGTGGACGGGACACATCCGCCTGCTGTTGCAGATGTTGACGAACTCGGAGGGGACCATCCTCGACGCGTACGGGCGGGACGACGAGTGGCGCCTCCGCGTCCTGTTCCCGACCCGCGACCGGTTCTCGAGCACCCACGACTTCTGCGAGGAACACGGGCTGACCTTCGAGATCGACTCCATCAGGGAGATGGAGGGCCAGCCTTCCGGCCGGTACGGCCTCACCGACGGCCAGTACGAGGCACTCGTGACGGCCACCCGGCAGGGGTACTACGACATCCCGCAGGAGAAGACGCTGGAGGAACTCGCGGACGAACTCGGCGTCTCCCACCAGGCGCTGTCGGAGCAGCTCCGCCGCGGCAATCGGTCGCTCATCGAGGACACGCTGCTGGTCGGGGCGCCCCACGACCTGCGGTAG